The sequence below is a genomic window from bacterium.
GCATCTCGGTACCGATCTCCTTGAGGCCGAGGATGAGCTCGTCGAGCGTCTGCGTGACGTCGGCGAGGTCGACCACCATGGTCATGATGAACAACCCCTCGACGACCCGCTGCTCGATGTCCTCGATGTTGCAGTTGGCGGCGGCGAGATAGGTGCAGACGCGGGCCACCACGCCCTTCTGGTCGCGGCCGATGACCGAGACCACCGCCAGGTTCTTCGCCGCCGCGCGCATGCGTCCGACCGGCCCGCCAGGCGGCGGCTCAGCCCGCCCAACTCCACTTCTTCTTGTTGGCCTCGATCTGCTCGGCGCTCGGCTTCGGCTTTTCCTCGTGCGGCGACACCTCGAAGCTGTCGCGATTGTCGACCATCGCGGCGTTCAGCTTGACGTCGTCGGCGAAGACCGTCGGCACCGCCGCCTCCTCGAAGATCGCCTGCCACGGGCACTCCGGCTCGCAGGCGCCGCAGTCGATGCACTCGTCCGGGTGGATGTAGAGCTGGTTCGGGAAACTGGCCCTGTCATCGCCGGTGTAGCGATAGATGCAGTCGACCGGGCACACCGCCACGCAGGCGGTGTCCACGCAGTCGCGACACAGGCGAGTGATCACGTAAGCCATCGGTCCTCCTCGTGCGCCCCCTCAGG
It includes:
- a CDS encoding 4Fe-4S dicluster domain-containing protein; translated protein: MAYVITRLCRDCVDTACVAVCPVDCIYRYTGDDRASFPNQLYIHPDECIDCGACEPECPWQAIFEEAAVPTVFADDVKLNAAMVDNRDSFEVSPHEEKPKPSAEQIEANKKKWSWAG